From a single Sphingomonas sp. OV641 genomic region:
- a CDS encoding indolepyruvate oxidoreductase subunit beta family protein, producing MEEISKTGRRITIAILGLGGQGGGVLADWVVQLGEANGYVAQGTSVPGVAQRTGATIYYVEMIPAGASEPVLALTPVPGDVDVVVASELMEAGRAILRGFVGKQTVLIGSTHRVYAIDEKSAMGDGRASGERIVAAARERSRRFIGFDMDAAADRAGTVISSVMFGALAGSEALPFPREAYEAAIRAGGKAVEASLKGFDAGFEAAQGRPEPALVAAPATVPTSPAGRVLLARIQAQLPVEAHAFAIEGVRRLMDYQDAAYAGLYLDRLVALSDDPAVLTEAARHLALWMAYDDTIRVADLKVRETRLARVRGEVKAKPDQIIAVTEYMHPRLEEICETLPGWLGGRILASERLGQWLAPMFRKGRHVETTSVRWFIVLWLLAAMRRWRRGTLRYGHEQARIADWLALVHDAAPDAGLELVKCQRLIKGYGDTFARGLGNYTRITDRYRAGGLDAAGIRRLREAALADEDGVALGQALAS from the coding sequence ATGGAAGAGATTTCGAAGACGGGTCGGCGCATCACCATCGCCATCCTGGGCCTCGGTGGCCAAGGGGGCGGCGTGCTTGCCGACTGGGTGGTGCAGCTCGGCGAAGCGAACGGCTATGTCGCGCAAGGAACCTCGGTCCCGGGCGTCGCGCAGCGCACCGGCGCCACGATCTATTATGTCGAGATGATCCCAGCCGGCGCCAGCGAGCCGGTGCTGGCGCTCACCCCCGTGCCGGGCGATGTCGACGTGGTCGTCGCGTCCGAGCTGATGGAGGCCGGCCGCGCGATCCTGCGCGGTTTCGTCGGCAAGCAGACGGTGCTGATCGGCTCCACCCACCGCGTCTATGCCATCGACGAGAAGTCGGCGATGGGCGACGGCCGCGCCAGCGGCGAGCGGATCGTCGCGGCCGCGCGGGAACGGTCGAGGCGCTTCATCGGCTTCGACATGGACGCCGCCGCCGACCGTGCCGGTACGGTGATCAGCTCCGTCATGTTCGGCGCGCTGGCCGGCAGCGAGGCGCTCCCTTTCCCGCGCGAGGCGTATGAGGCCGCGATCCGCGCTGGCGGCAAGGCGGTCGAGGCGAGCCTAAAAGGGTTCGATGCAGGGTTCGAAGCCGCCCAGGGCCGTCCCGAGCCGGCCTTGGTCGCCGCGCCCGCGACCGTGCCGACCTCCCCTGCCGGCCGTGTGCTGCTCGCCCGGATACAGGCGCAACTGCCGGTCGAGGCGCACGCCTTCGCCATCGAGGGCGTTCGCCGCCTGATGGATTATCAGGACGCCGCTTACGCCGGCCTGTACCTCGACCGGCTCGTCGCCCTGAGCGACGATCCCGCGGTGCTGACCGAAGCCGCCCGCCATCTCGCGCTATGGATGGCCTATGATGACACGATCCGCGTCGCCGACCTTAAGGTGCGCGAGACGCGCCTCGCCCGCGTGCGCGGCGAGGTGAAGGCGAAGCCCGACCAGATCATCGCCGTCACCGAATATATGCACCCGCGCCTGGAGGAGATCTGCGAGACGCTCCCGGGCTGGCTCGGCGGGCGCATCCTCGCCAGCGAGCGTCTTGGCCAATGGCTCGCCCCCATGTTCCGCAAGGGGCGCCACGTCGAGACGACCAGCGTGCGCTGGTTCATCGTCCTGTGGTTGCTCGCCGCCATGCGCCGCTGGCGCCGCGGCACCCTTCGCTACGGCCACGAACAGGCGCGGATCGCGGACTGGCTGGCGCTGGTGCACGACGCCGCGCCAGACGCCGGCCTAGAACTCGTCAAATGCCAGCGGCTGATCAAGGGCTATGGCGACACGTTCGCGCGCGGACTGGGTAATTACACCCGCATCACCGATCGTTACCGCGCCGGCGGGCTGGACGCCGCGGGCATCCGGCGCCTGCGCGAAGCAGCGCTGGCGGACGAGGATGGCGTGGCATTGGGGCAGGCGCTGGCGTCGTAG
- a CDS encoding FAD-binding oxidoreductase: MLHQPSRPPVDELPSSATVWSATAVPAPTLPSLAGDLDTDVLVIGGGVAGLTTALRLAEAGVQTVLLEAGQPGDGATGWSGGLIAPDYIRHTPETVGRVLGRAKAEKLTRMVGGSARGVFDLIARHGLECEAREDGFYAPAHNAALAETQRRVANQWSSRRFKVSFVEGERIGQVFGAERYVGALRFAEGGSVNPLGYARGLAAAARRLGAGVYADSRVHALRREGDRWVARTPGGTVTARRLVLAANGGNAGLHPALRRTALPLHVIQFATAPLSPEERAVILPEGGAFTDKVPYLFTARIDDHGHLISAFATSYLVKGQRAHVREARRRVAQHFAALPNPRIDYLWEGVAWLNASFLPEVYDLGDGAFAIQADNGRGISLNTMIGTEMGAMLASNDREALSVTPRAPTPIRMHAGAAMLPKVLMSMAYLSN; the protein is encoded by the coding sequence ATGCTGCACCAGCCGAGCCGTCCTCCGGTGGACGAGCTGCCCTCATCGGCGACGGTCTGGTCGGCGACTGCCGTGCCGGCGCCGACATTGCCGTCACTGGCCGGTGACCTCGACACGGACGTGCTGGTAATCGGCGGCGGCGTGGCCGGGCTGACCACCGCGCTGCGCCTGGCCGAAGCCGGCGTCCAGACCGTGCTGCTGGAGGCGGGCCAGCCCGGCGACGGCGCCACTGGATGGAGCGGCGGGCTGATCGCGCCTGATTATATCCGGCACACGCCCGAGACGGTCGGGCGCGTGCTGGGCCGCGCCAAGGCCGAGAAGCTGACGCGCATGGTGGGCGGCTCCGCCCGCGGCGTCTTTGACCTGATCGCCCGCCATGGCCTGGAGTGCGAGGCGCGCGAGGACGGCTTCTACGCGCCGGCGCACAATGCCGCGCTCGCGGAGACACAGCGGCGCGTTGCCAACCAATGGTCGTCGCGGCGCTTCAAGGTTTCGTTCGTGGAAGGCGAGCGGATCGGGCAGGTGTTCGGCGCCGAGCGTTACGTCGGTGCCTTGCGGTTTGCCGAGGGTGGGAGCGTCAATCCCCTGGGCTATGCGCGCGGGCTGGCAGCGGCGGCGCGGCGGCTGGGCGCCGGCGTGTATGCCGACAGCCGGGTGCACGCGTTGCGGCGCGAGGGCGATCGCTGGGTGGCGCGCACCCCCGGCGGCACCGTAACGGCGCGGCGACTGGTGCTGGCGGCCAATGGTGGCAATGCGGGCCTGCACCCCGCGCTGCGGCGCACGGCGCTGCCGCTGCACGTGATCCAGTTCGCCACCGCCCCGCTATCGCCCGAGGAGCGCGCCGTGATCCTGCCGGAGGGTGGGGCGTTCACCGACAAGGTGCCGTATCTGTTCACCGCGCGCATCGACGATCATGGCCATCTGATTTCCGCCTTTGCCACCTCTTATCTGGTCAAGGGGCAGCGTGCCCATGTGCGCGAGGCGCGGCGGCGGGTGGCGCAGCATTTCGCCGCCCTGCCAAACCCGCGGATCGATTATCTGTGGGAAGGGGTGGCGTGGCTCAACGCATCCTTCCTGCCCGAAGTCTATGATCTGGGCGATGGCGCCTTTGCGATCCAGGCCGACAATGGCCGCGGCATTTCGCTCAACACGATGATCGGCACGGAGATGGGCGCGATGCTGGCGTCGAACGATCGCGAGGCGCTGTCGGTCACGCCGCGCGCGCCGACGCCGATCCGCATGCATGCAGGCGCGGCGATGCTGCCCAAGGTGCTGATGTCGATGGCTTACCTGTCAAACTGA
- a CDS encoding bile acid:sodium symporter family protein, protein MTYADLMDLLGNWFLPGSLIAVMASMGLSLTADDFRQVFRNKRALIFGVCSMLIVPPAIGLTLALTVAPTPALAVGFVLLATTPGGMLSNLFTDMAKGDLALSMSMTLLLSMIYIFVIPFYAHFALLHFMGLEADVQVPLASFFWDIFSITVLPAAVGFTVRALRPAFAIWFKRYLKNAATIVLFSSFGVILVDQIPVLRQNLGALFWITVALNLIMVCVVMTIVRFAGFSRRENIAIGVEHLMRQEGTAIFIAVSIVGNNEMSLPMIMNTPVALCFVLLFVAIARRIERTPQVAPVTA, encoded by the coding sequence ATGACCTATGCCGATCTGATGGACCTGTTGGGCAATTGGTTCCTGCCCGGATCGCTGATCGCGGTGATGGCCTCGATGGGCCTGTCGCTGACCGCCGACGACTTCCGCCAGGTGTTCCGCAACAAGCGCGCGCTGATCTTCGGCGTGTGTTCGATGCTGATCGTGCCGCCGGCGATCGGGCTGACGCTGGCGCTGACCGTCGCGCCTACGCCGGCGCTGGCCGTCGGCTTCGTGCTGCTCGCGACCACGCCCGGCGGGATGCTGTCCAACCTGTTCACCGACATGGCGAAAGGCGACCTGGCGCTGTCCATGTCGATGACCTTGCTGCTCAGCATGATCTACATCTTCGTCATTCCCTTTTATGCGCATTTCGCGCTGCTCCACTTCATGGGGCTGGAAGCGGACGTGCAGGTGCCGCTGGCGTCCTTTTTCTGGGACATCTTCTCGATCACGGTGCTGCCAGCGGCGGTCGGCTTTACGGTGCGTGCGCTGCGGCCCGCCTTCGCGATCTGGTTCAAGCGGTACCTGAAGAACGCCGCGACGATCGTGCTGTTCAGCTCGTTCGGCGTCATCCTGGTCGATCAGATCCCGGTGCTGCGGCAGAATCTGGGCGCGCTGTTCTGGATCACCGTGGCGCTCAACCTGATCATGGTCTGCGTGGTGATGACGATCGTGCGCTTCGCCGGGTTCAGCCGCCGCGAGAATATCGCGATCGGCGTCGAGCACCTGATGCGGCAGGAAGGCACCGCCATTTTCATCGCGGTTTCCATCGTCGGCAACAATGAGATGTCATTGCCGATGATCATGAACACGCCCGTCGCGCTCTGCTTCGTGCTGCTCTTCGTTGCCATCGCGCGGCGGATCGAGCGCACGCCGCAGGTCGCGCCGGTGACTGCCTGA
- a CDS encoding DUF3830 family protein — MRLITLNEPVSGLSARCELLEAAAPQSCAFLWDLAERKAGFEAMHAIWTGPEISVPMPASTLPAGMATPPIPFENATSYPDTGDIVLAYLAAGSTKGLPPGEFYDIGLFYGPGGRLLMPFGWIQANVCARILPEDLAKAQADCRTIRRNGACTITLATA, encoded by the coding sequence ATGCGGCTGATCACGTTGAACGAGCCGGTGTCGGGATTGTCCGCGCGCTGCGAGCTGCTGGAGGCGGCAGCGCCGCAATCCTGTGCGTTTCTGTGGGATCTGGCCGAGCGCAAGGCCGGGTTCGAGGCGATGCATGCGATCTGGACCGGGCCGGAAATCTCCGTGCCGATGCCGGCGAGCACGCTGCCCGCGGGCATGGCGACGCCGCCGATCCCGTTCGAGAACGCCACCTCCTATCCCGATACCGGCGACATCGTGCTGGCGTATCTGGCGGCGGGAAGCACCAAGGGGCTGCCACCGGGCGAATTCTACGACATCGGGCTGTTCTACGGCCCGGGCGGGCGGCTGCTGATGCCGTTCGGCTGGATCCAGGCGAACGTGTGCGCGCGCATCCTGCCCGAGGACCTCGCGAAGGCGCAGGCCGATTGCCGCACGATCCGGCGCAACGGCGCCTGCACCATCACGCTCGCCACCGCCTGA
- a CDS encoding DUF885 family protein encodes MILSLLLAQPVAAQTALERSGVQALGADFWAWRAVTQPATSDDVPRIERPAGWAPDWTPAGVTAQKAKLAAFDARWKALASAPRSPQEKTDYRLVGSALARVHWELDHVAAWQRQPHFYVAQAIEPVFEVLLPPPPVERARIDEVIRLLGRVPATLTAGRANLTDMRGPFVAIARAQIDEVPASLNGMAAGLTPFADAAQAAKLKVAVAAAIEAFAEFGAYLKAKQGGLPAKTAVGADAYRFFLDQVALIPHAPEELLVMGRQEWARAVLFETLERNRNRGAAELPIGASIGAVTARLDAEELKVRRFLTEQRLLTVPDWVGHYNALPFPAYLAPIGWLGRTFDLTGPSRVGQNATVYLPDPSPKLGYFNLSITRDPRPIIVHEGVPGHFFQLSLGWKHPDPLRRHYYDSAANEGTGFYAEEMMLQAGLWADAPKTREIIYNFARLRALRVEVDVKLALGAFSIAQAADYLEKTVPMDRATALEEAAFFAAAPGQAISYQIGKMQTLEFLAEARIREGHAFDLRRFHDFLWLNGNVPIALQRDEYLATLGER; translated from the coding sequence TTGATCCTCAGCCTCCTGCTGGCGCAGCCGGTAGCGGCACAGACGGCCCTTGAACGATCGGGGGTGCAGGCGCTTGGCGCGGACTTCTGGGCGTGGCGGGCGGTGACCCAGCCGGCGACCAGCGACGACGTGCCGCGGATCGAGCGGCCGGCAGGCTGGGCGCCCGACTGGACGCCCGCCGGCGTGACGGCGCAAAAGGCCAAGCTTGCCGCGTTCGATGCCCGCTGGAAGGCGCTGGCGAGCGCCCCGCGCAGCCCGCAGGAAAAGACCGACTATCGCCTCGTCGGATCGGCGCTGGCGCGGGTGCATTGGGAGCTGGATCACGTCGCCGCGTGGCAGCGCCAGCCGCATTTCTATGTCGCGCAGGCGATCGAGCCGGTGTTCGAGGTGCTGCTGCCCCCGCCGCCGGTGGAGCGCGCGCGCATCGACGAAGTGATCCGGCTGCTCGGCCGCGTGCCGGCGACGCTCACGGCGGGGCGGGCGAACCTGACCGACATGCGCGGGCCGTTCGTCGCGATCGCGCGTGCGCAGATCGACGAGGTGCCGGCCAGCCTGAACGGCATGGCGGCGGGGCTGACGCCCTTTGCCGATGCCGCGCAGGCGGCGAAGCTCAAGGTGGCGGTTGCGGCGGCGATCGAGGCATTTGCGGAGTTCGGCGCCTATCTGAAGGCGAAGCAGGGCGGCTTGCCGGCCAAGACGGCGGTGGGCGCGGACGCCTATCGCTTCTTCCTCGACCAGGTCGCGCTGATCCCGCATGCTCCCGAAGAGCTGCTGGTGATGGGTCGGCAAGAATGGGCACGCGCCGTGCTGTTCGAGACGCTGGAGCGCAACCGCAATCGGGGCGCGGCGGAGCTGCCCATCGGCGCTTCGATCGGCGCAGTAACCGCGCGGCTTGATGCCGAGGAACTGAAGGTGCGGCGCTTCCTGACCGAGCAGCGGCTGCTGACGGTGCCGGACTGGGTGGGCCATTACAATGCGCTGCCATTCCCGGCCTATCTCGCGCCGATCGGCTGGCTGGGGCGGACGTTCGACCTGACCGGCCCGTCGCGCGTGGGGCAGAATGCGACGGTCTATCTGCCCGATCCGTCGCCCAAGCTCGGCTATTTCAACCTGTCGATCACGCGCGATCCGCGTCCGATCATCGTGCACGAGGGCGTGCCGGGGCACTTCTTCCAGTTGAGCCTCGGCTGGAAACATCCCGATCCGCTGCGCCGCCATTATTACGACAGCGCCGCCAATGAGGGCACCGGCTTCTATGCCGAGGAGATGATGCTGCAGGCGGGCCTGTGGGCAGATGCGCCCAAGACGCGCGAGATCATCTACAATTTCGCGCGGCTGCGCGCGCTGCGCGTCGAGGTGGACGTGAAGCTGGCGCTCGGCGCGTTCTCGATCGCGCAGGCGGCGGATTACCTCGAGAAAACGGTACCGATGGACCGTGCCACCGCGCTGGAGGAAGCCGCGTTCTTCGCTGCCGCGCCGGGCCAGGCGATCAGCTACCAGATCGGCAAGATGCAGACGCTGGAGTTCCTTGCCGAGGCGCGGATCCGCGAGGGCCACGCGTTTGACCTGCGCCGTTTCCACGATTTCCTGTGGCTGAACGGCAATGTGCCGATCGCCCTGCAACGCGACGAATATCTGGCCACTCTGGGGGAGCGCTGA
- a CDS encoding prolyl oligopeptidase family serine peptidase — protein MKRSQVVRGIAQSVAVVALLAGTVPAGTGPAGAQRIDTPVAGTAGVPGTALSIDDLYRFKSIVGTEPVGYSWAADGSAVLFLWNDEGATFQDIWSFSPVTGRKTRLTFLGRESKPEAEAHGIGQAVYLDRGRIAFTLGGQLHIREANGTIAKVEADKQAIRKLAVSPDGTKLAFISGSPVDPKNRVTLGGVLWVRDVASGATARKLVGDDDPKVYISDFQWSDDSRAIAFEQDDDRLMPERDILYYAKGKAQNNRVIRAFPGDETTKARVGVVTLAGGATKFYERPDPKHHIWGYGLSSDGKRLFVSGSDMEAKEHTIYVYDVASGARETFYQLAEPHHIRPDWQVAWAPGDDGLIILTDRDGWAHLYHQKTAAAAPRAITSGKWEIASFEVDRANRQLYFLSNQSYLAERQVYRVPVAGGAVERVSGPAAGTHKPVYSPDFRHAADWFSDDMTPPELYLADLTKPGAKAAQVTKSPLPAFYQQTWAKVGYVEFPSHVDGQNLLGRVMLPANYDPAKTYPVIVGSVYSDGVQNQWGGRRAHPTWGIDQYFVAQGYIVLTVNLRGSWGQGRAHNQTQHHSYGTMDINDLESGVRYLVGKGYADPKRVGLWGSSYGGLMTIMSLAKKPGVYAAGIAGAPATNVWHAYPSQMWIMGPPTGPDMPERYERQSPLYQVQGVKDPLMIIHGTRDPVVLYSDTVALTEKMIANQQPFELVTLPGANHGWDNEGTVQTRFAFKKMAEFFDRNVKNKQ, from the coding sequence ATGAAGAGGTCGCAGGTCGTTCGGGGGATCGCGCAGAGCGTCGCGGTGGTGGCGCTGCTGGCGGGGACGGTGCCGGCGGGAACGGGGCCGGCGGGGGCGCAGCGGATCGACACGCCGGTCGCGGGCACGGCGGGCGTCCCGGGCACGGCGCTGTCGATCGACGACCTCTATCGCTTCAAGAGCATCGTCGGGACCGAGCCCGTCGGCTATAGCTGGGCGGCGGACGGATCGGCGGTGCTGTTCCTGTGGAACGACGAGGGCGCGACGTTCCAGGACATCTGGTCGTTCTCGCCCGTGACCGGCCGCAAGACGCGGCTGACGTTCCTTGGCCGCGAGTCCAAGCCCGAGGCCGAAGCGCATGGCATCGGCCAGGCGGTGTATCTCGACCGTGGGCGGATCGCCTTTACGCTGGGCGGGCAGCTTCACATCCGCGAGGCGAACGGGACGATCGCCAAGGTGGAGGCCGACAAGCAGGCGATCCGCAAGCTCGCGGTCTCGCCCGACGGCACCAAGCTGGCGTTCATTTCCGGCAGCCCGGTGGATCCCAAGAACCGCGTGACGCTGGGCGGCGTGCTCTGGGTGCGCGATGTGGCGAGCGGCGCGACCGCGCGCAAGCTGGTCGGTGACGACGATCCGAAGGTCTACATCAGCGATTTCCAGTGGAGCGACGACAGCCGCGCCATCGCATTCGAGCAGGACGACGACCGGCTGATGCCGGAGCGCGACATCCTTTATTATGCCAAGGGCAAGGCGCAGAACAATCGCGTGATCCGCGCCTTTCCGGGCGACGAGACGACCAAGGCGCGCGTCGGCGTGGTGACGCTGGCGGGCGGGGCGACGAAATTCTACGAGCGGCCCGATCCCAAGCATCATATCTGGGGCTATGGCCTGTCATCGGACGGCAAGCGGCTGTTCGTCAGCGGCTCCGACATGGAGGCCAAGGAGCACACGATCTACGTCTATGACGTGGCGAGCGGTGCGCGCGAGACCTTCTACCAGCTGGCCGAGCCGCACCATATCCGCCCCGACTGGCAGGTCGCCTGGGCGCCCGGTGACGACGGACTGATCATCCTGACCGATCGTGACGGCTGGGCGCATCTCTACCACCAGAAGACGGCCGCCGCGGCGCCGCGCGCGATCACCAGCGGCAAGTGGGAGATCGCCTCGTTTGAGGTCGATCGCGCCAATCGCCAGCTCTATTTCCTGTCGAACCAGAGCTATCTTGCCGAGCGGCAGGTGTATCGCGTGCCGGTTGCGGGCGGCGCGGTGGAGCGCGTCAGCGGGCCGGCGGCGGGAACGCACAAGCCGGTCTATTCGCCCGACTTCCGCCATGCCGCCGACTGGTTCAGCGACGACATGACGCCGCCCGAGCTGTACCTCGCCGATCTCACGAAGCCGGGTGCGAAGGCGGCGCAGGTGACCAAGTCGCCGCTGCCGGCATTCTATCAGCAGACCTGGGCGAAGGTCGGCTATGTGGAATTTCCCAGCCATGTCGACGGGCAGAACCTGCTCGGCCGCGTGATGCTGCCGGCGAATTACGACCCGGCGAAGACATATCCGGTGATCGTCGGATCGGTCTATTCGGACGGGGTGCAGAACCAATGGGGCGGGCGCCGTGCGCACCCGACCTGGGGCATCGACCAATATTTCGTCGCGCAGGGCTATATCGTCCTGACCGTCAACCTGCGCGGTTCCTGGGGGCAGGGCCGCGCGCACAACCAGACGCAGCACCACAGCTACGGCACGATGGACATCAACGACCTGGAGAGCGGCGTGCGCTACCTGGTCGGGAAGGGCTATGCCGATCCCAAGCGCGTCGGGTTGTGGGGATCGAGCTATGGCGGGCTGATGACGATCATGTCGCTCGCCAAGAAGCCGGGCGTCTATGCCGCGGGGATCGCGGGCGCGCCGGCGACCAACGTTTGGCACGCTTACCCGTCGCAGATGTGGATCATGGGGCCGCCGACCGGGCCCGACATGCCGGAACGGTACGAGCGCCAGTCGCCGCTCTATCAGGTGCAGGGCGTGAAGGACCCGCTGATGATCATTCACGGGACGCGCGATCCCGTGGTGCTCTATTCGGATACGGTGGCGTTGACCGAGAAGATGATCGCCAACCAGCAACCGTTCGAGCTGGTGACGCTGCCCGGCGCCAATCACGGCTGGGACAATGAAGGCACGGTGCAGACGCGCTTTGCCTTCAAGAAGATGGCCGAATTCTTCGACCGCAACGTGAAGAACAAGCAGTAA
- a CDS encoding TonB-dependent siderophore receptor — protein MTGAAAAQSTIETPAGAIATEDAGADVIVTGSRIPRPDLDSNSPVNVITNAEIQKTAAVETEQLLNTLPQAVAGTGAQSNAGNGSATVNLRNLGAVRTLVLQNGRRIIGSSQDGVVDLNMIPPSLIERVEVVTGGASAVYGSDAMAGVVNFVTKTNFEGLEVGGQYGISEEGDAARYNLEFTLGGNFADDRGNVVVHGSYFDRAQVTGAARDHASLYLVDAVQNGVGVLVPGGNGVTPQGTIFGTSLVGLRDQYGTPIGASGIFFAPEGWRAYQTADGFNDRPFTNLQMPMKRWQGSVMAHYDVTESVTAFFEGSYVRNEINSTLGAVPMSSSGFISNFQLDLRNPYLAPSLRTFLSTNLDRDGDNLVSLNINRRLLDFGSRTSDQTREFSRFVVGLRGDLTSRLKWEVFYNRGDVNITDEQGGGVLIDNFANSFLTNPANPYDCAVADPRCVTINPFGLNSLTQPMIDYISTDLTNRTSLSQTQVGATVSGTLFSLPAGDVGIALGAEYRKESSQFNPDQLYVQGKALSRSAGIQPTGGSYDVKEVFGELIVPLLGDLPLIHSLAFEGGIRYSDYSTAGSVTSWKAGGEWSPVRSLKIRGLFQRAVRAPNVSELFLGATNTAPQATDFCNATATRTAAERDFCVNSLGVPASVIDIFQQENVQIRAITGGNPNLQEETSDTWSLGAVFRPDFVRNLQLTVDYYNIKIDNAIAAFGGGLQQVITACRGDLSLSNIFCQPLANRTPEGQLFDVPLLNANIASLKTSGVDFRLDYAHEIGSLGRLSYFITGSYLIESITQGSPIAAAVDCAGFIGGGSCGSANPEWRFTQRLTWDVNDAFQVSVRHRFLGSVKDGRIAAAIASGAATPLLAVPETGEISYFDLSASLDVADGFTLFGNIDNVGDHDPPFQLYERETYDAIGRRFTVGFRKRF, from the coding sequence ATGACGGGCGCCGCGGCGGCGCAATCGACGATCGAGACGCCGGCGGGGGCGATCGCCACCGAAGACGCGGGCGCGGACGTGATTGTCACCGGATCGCGCATCCCGCGGCCGGACCTGGATTCGAACAGCCCGGTCAACGTCATCACCAATGCCGAAATCCAGAAGACCGCGGCGGTCGAGACGGAGCAATTGCTCAACACCCTGCCGCAGGCGGTGGCGGGAACGGGCGCGCAGTCGAACGCCGGCAATGGTTCGGCGACGGTCAACCTGCGCAACCTGGGCGCGGTGCGCACGCTGGTGCTGCAGAACGGCCGCCGCATTATCGGATCGAGCCAGGATGGCGTCGTCGACCTCAACATGATCCCGCCCTCGCTGATCGAGCGGGTCGAGGTCGTCACCGGCGGTGCATCCGCGGTCTACGGTTCGGACGCGATGGCCGGCGTCGTCAACTTCGTGACCAAGACCAACTTCGAGGGGCTCGAGGTCGGCGGCCAATATGGCATCTCCGAAGAGGGCGATGCGGCCCGCTACAATCTCGAATTCACGCTGGGCGGCAATTTCGCCGACGATCGCGGCAATGTCGTCGTCCATGGCAGCTATTTCGATCGTGCGCAGGTGACCGGCGCCGCGCGCGACCATGCCTCGCTCTATCTGGTCGATGCGGTGCAGAATGGCGTCGGCGTGCTGGTGCCCGGCGGCAATGGCGTGACGCCGCAAGGCACGATCTTCGGCACGTCGCTGGTCGGCCTGCGCGATCAATATGGCACGCCGATCGGCGCCTCGGGCATTTTCTTCGCGCCGGAGGGCTGGCGCGCCTATCAGACGGCGGACGGGTTCAACGACCGGCCGTTCACCAACCTGCAGATGCCGATGAAGCGCTGGCAGGGATCGGTGATGGCGCATTACGACGTCACCGAGAGCGTCACCGCCTTTTTCGAAGGATCCTACGTCCGCAACGAGATCAACTCGACGCTGGGCGCGGTGCCGATGAGCAGCTCGGGCTTCATCTCGAACTTCCAGCTCGACCTGCGCAACCCGTATCTCGCGCCGTCGCTGCGCACCTTCCTGTCGACCAATCTCGACCGTGACGGCGACAATCTCGTCTCGCTCAACATCAACCGCCGCCTGCTCGACTTCGGGTCGCGCACCAGCGACCAGACGCGCGAATTCTCGCGCTTCGTGGTCGGCCTGCGCGGTGACCTGACGAGCCGGCTGAAGTGGGAAGTCTTTTACAATCGCGGCGACGTCAACATCACCGACGAACAGGGCGGCGGCGTCCTGATCGACAATTTCGCCAACAGCTTCCTGACCAACCCCGCCAATCCCTACGACTGCGCGGTGGCCGATCCGCGCTGCGTGACGATCAATCCGTTCGGGTTGAACTCGCTGACGCAGCCAATGATCGATTATATCAGCACGGATCTGACGAACCGTACGTCGCTGAGCCAGACGCAGGTCGGCGCGACGGTGTCGGGCACGTTGTTCAGCCTGCCGGCGGGCGACGTGGGCATCGCGCTGGGCGCCGAATATCGCAAGGAAAGCTCGCAGTTCAATCCGGACCAGCTCTACGTGCAGGGCAAGGCGCTTTCGCGCTCGGCGGGCATCCAGCCGACCGGCGGCAGCTATGACGTCAAGGAAGTCTTCGGCGAGCTGATCGTGCCGCTGCTCGGCGATCTGCCGCTGATCCACTCGCTCGCGTTCGAAGGCGGCATTCGCTACTCGGACTATTCGACGGCCGGATCGGTAACGTCGTGGAAGGCGGGCGGCGAATGGTCGCCGGTGCGCAGCCTCAAGATCCGCGGCCTCTTCCAGCGTGCGGTGCGCGCACCCAACGTCAGCGAATTGTTCCTTGGCGCGACCAACACGGCGCCGCAGGCGACCGATTTCTGCAACGCCACCGCGACGCGGACGGCGGCGGAGCGCGACTTCTGCGTCAACTCGCTGGGCGTGCCGGCCAGTGTCATCGACATTTTCCAGCAGGAAAACGTGCAGATCCGGGCGATCACCGGGGGCAATCCGAACCTGCAGGAAGAAACGTCGGACACCTGGTCGCTGGGAGCGGTGTTCCGGCCGGACTTCGTGCGCAATCTCCAGCTGACGGTCGATTATTACAACATCAAGATCGACAATGCGATCGCGGCCTTCGGCGGCGGATTGCAGCAGGTCATCACGGCGTGCCGCGGCGACCTTTCCCTGTCGAACATCTTCTGCCAGCCGCTCGCCAATCGCACGCCGGAAGGGCAATTGTTCGACGTGCCGTTGCTCAACGCGAACATCGCGTCGCTGAAGACATCGGGCGTCGATTTCCGGCTCGACTATGCGCATGAGATCGGATCGCTGGGCCGGCTGAGCTATTTCATCACCGGAAGCTATCTGATCGAGTCGATCACGCAGGGCAGCCCGATCGCCGCGGCGGTCGATTGCGCCGGCTTCATCGGCGGGGGCAGTTGCGGCAGTGCAAACCCGGAATGGCGGTTCACGCAGCGCCTGACGTGGGATGTCAACGATGCATTCCAGGTGTCGGTGCGTCATCGCTTCCTGGGATCGGTGAAGGACGGGCGGATCGCGGCGGCGATCGCCTCCGGCGCGGCGACGCCGCTGCTGGCGGTGCCGGAGACGGGCGAGATCAGCTATTTCGACCTCAGCGCGTCGCTGGATGTGGCGGACGGCTTCACGCTGTTCGGCAACATCGACAATGTCGGCGACCACGATCCGCCCTTCCAGCTTTACGAGCGCGAGACCTATGATGCGATCGGCCGCCGCTTCACGGTGGGCTTCCGCAAGAGGTTCTGA